The proteins below are encoded in one region of Salvelinus namaycush isolate Seneca chromosome 32, SaNama_1.0, whole genome shotgun sequence:
- the LOC120026863 gene encoding cysteine and histidine-rich protein 1-like isoform X2, with product MSSMEERGEVGVAAAPGSSSGLGVGAVGAALETVVGGPSMQEEVGFRRGEGLGPESDPDEPPPKKRMRLPEGESGKLEERLYSVLCCTVCLDLPKASVYQCTNGHLMCAGCFIHLLADSRLKEEQATCPNCRNLAVEKAVSELPTDCPFCLKQFPRSSLERHQKEECQDRVTQCKYKRIGCPWKGPFHELPAHEEECCHPTKTGTELMGILGEMDQSHSRELTLYNSIFSLLCYEKIGFTEVQFRPYRTDDFITRLYYESPRFTVLNQTWVLKARVNDSERNPNLSCKRTLSFQLILKSKVNSAIECSFLLLKGPYDDVRIKPVIHHHAFSNDTNETDYVPLPITDSVECNKLLAAKNINLRLFIFQIQK from the exons ATGTCCTCGATGGAAGAGCGTGGTGAGGTGGGCGTCGCGGCGGCTCCAGGCTCCTCAAGCGGACTGGGGGTTGGGGCGGTGGGGGCAGCCCTGGAGACAGTGGTCGGTGGGCCATCAATGCAAGAGGAGGTGGGCTTCCGAAGAGGAGAGGGGCTCGGGCCCGAGTCGGACCCGGACGAGCCGCCGCCCAAGAAGCGGATGAGACTGCCGGAGGGAGAGTCGGGAAAGCTGGAAGAGAGGCTGTATTCAGTGCTGTGCTGCACGGTGTGTTTAGACCTGCCCAAAGCCTCCGTTTATCAG TGCACCAACGGTCACCTGATGTGTGCTGGCTGTTTCATCCACCTGCTGGCTGACTCTCGTCTGAAAGAGGAACAGGCCACTTGTCCTAACTGCAG GAACCTGGCTGTAGAGAAGGCTGTGAGTGAGCTGCCCACAGACTGTCCCTTCTGTCTCAAACAGTTCCCTCGCTCCAGCCTAGAGAGGCACCAGAAAGAGGAGTGCCAAGACAG GGTGACGCAGTGTAAGTATAAGCGGATTGGCTGCCCATGGAAGGGACCGTTCCACGAGCTACCAGCCCACGAGGAGGAGTGCTGCCATCCCACCAAGACTGGCACAGAGCTGATGGGCATCCTGGGGGAGATGGACCAGAGCCACAGCAGAGAACTAACCCTTTACAACTCTATATTCTCCCTGCTCTGTTACGAGAAGATAGGCTTCACAG AGGTCCAGTTCAGGCCGTACCGGACAGATGACTTCATAACTCGTCTGTACTATGAAAGTCCTCGTTTCACCGTGTTGAACCAGACCTGGGTACTGAAGGCCAGAGTCAATGACTCAGAACGCAACCCTAACCTCTCGTGCAAACGCACCCTCTCCTTCCAACTCATCCTCAAGagcaag GTGAACTCGGCTATAGAGTGTTCCTTCCTGCTGTTGAAAGGTCCGTACGATGATGTGAGGATCAAGCCTGTGATTCACCATCATGCGTTCAGCAACGACACCAACGAGACTGACTACGTCCCCCTGCCCATCACCGACTCTGTGGAGTGTAACAAACTACTGGCCGCTAAGAACATCAACCTACGTCTCTTCATCTTCCAGATCCAGAAatag
- the LOC120026863 gene encoding cysteine and histidine-rich protein 1-like isoform X1, which translates to MSSMEERGEVGVAAAPGSSSGLGVGAVGAALETVVGGPSMQEEVGFRRGEGLGPESDPDEPPPKKRMRLPEGESGKLEERLYSVLCCTVCLDLPKASVYQCTNGHLMCAGCFIHLLADSRLKEEQATCPNCRCEITKSLCCRNLAVEKAVSELPTDCPFCLKQFPRSSLERHQKEECQDRVTQCKYKRIGCPWKGPFHELPAHEEECCHPTKTGTELMGILGEMDQSHSRELTLYNSIFSLLCYEKIGFTEVQFRPYRTDDFITRLYYESPRFTVLNQTWVLKARVNDSERNPNLSCKRTLSFQLILKSKVNSAIECSFLLLKGPYDDVRIKPVIHHHAFSNDTNETDYVPLPITDSVECNKLLAAKNINLRLFIFQIQK; encoded by the exons ATGTCCTCGATGGAAGAGCGTGGTGAGGTGGGCGTCGCGGCGGCTCCAGGCTCCTCAAGCGGACTGGGGGTTGGGGCGGTGGGGGCAGCCCTGGAGACAGTGGTCGGTGGGCCATCAATGCAAGAGGAGGTGGGCTTCCGAAGAGGAGAGGGGCTCGGGCCCGAGTCGGACCCGGACGAGCCGCCGCCCAAGAAGCGGATGAGACTGCCGGAGGGAGAGTCGGGAAAGCTGGAAGAGAGGCTGTATTCAGTGCTGTGCTGCACGGTGTGTTTAGACCTGCCCAAAGCCTCCGTTTATCAG TGCACCAACGGTCACCTGATGTGTGCTGGCTGTTTCATCCACCTGCTGGCTGACTCTCGTCTGAAAGAGGAACAGGCCACTTGTCCTAACTGCAG GTGTGAGATCACCAAGTCTCTGTGTTGTAGGAACCTGGCTGTAGAGAAGGCTGTGAGTGAGCTGCCCACAGACTGTCCCTTCTGTCTCAAACAGTTCCCTCGCTCCAGCCTAGAGAGGCACCAGAAAGAGGAGTGCCAAGACAG GGTGACGCAGTGTAAGTATAAGCGGATTGGCTGCCCATGGAAGGGACCGTTCCACGAGCTACCAGCCCACGAGGAGGAGTGCTGCCATCCCACCAAGACTGGCACAGAGCTGATGGGCATCCTGGGGGAGATGGACCAGAGCCACAGCAGAGAACTAACCCTTTACAACTCTATATTCTCCCTGCTCTGTTACGAGAAGATAGGCTTCACAG AGGTCCAGTTCAGGCCGTACCGGACAGATGACTTCATAACTCGTCTGTACTATGAAAGTCCTCGTTTCACCGTGTTGAACCAGACCTGGGTACTGAAGGCCAGAGTCAATGACTCAGAACGCAACCCTAACCTCTCGTGCAAACGCACCCTCTCCTTCCAACTCATCCTCAAGagcaag GTGAACTCGGCTATAGAGTGTTCCTTCCTGCTGTTGAAAGGTCCGTACGATGATGTGAGGATCAAGCCTGTGATTCACCATCATGCGTTCAGCAACGACACCAACGAGACTGACTACGTCCCCCTGCCCATCACCGACTCTGTGGAGTGTAACAAACTACTGGCCGCTAAGAACATCAACCTACGTCTCTTCATCTTCCAGATCCAGAAatag